TGCCAGCAGAAGCGGAGAAATGAGGGAACCATTAATATAGAAGGGGAAAGGTAAAGGATAAAACCTTCTGTTCTATGCTTTCCAGAGGATGACTTCTCATTCTCCTTGTCATTTTCTTCATCCAAAATGACAGCTTTTGAATCACCCAAAGCTGAAATTTATTTCCACAAAAGGGTTTGTCAACTTGGAATTTCATTTTTATGAATGAAAACTCTGAGTAGAAATAAGATAAGATAACTTACGATTCAGGAAAGTTAATGCTGCAATAAATAACAAGTTGAAGAGAAGTGAGAATCCAAAGAGTGCTCCAATACAAATCCAAAACCAATAATCATCGGTAAAGAAGCCTCTGGACTTGAGAAGGACTTCTCCAACTGTAGCTGCCTTAAGACTGGGGTCTGTATTGGGCTGCAATAGATAAAAGTTTTGGATGATTTTCATGATGGCTATGGAGTCAAAACTGCATAATTTGAGTTTATATTTGCATATGCATGTAAGAAATGTAGGTGCAATTCCAAAATCAACAAATGAAGACAATTAGACCGTGAAGATATCTTACCGTGCTCCATCTTTTATCAAGAAATTCATTCATAACTATGGCATTCTGTCCATACATCATAGGAGAAGTATAATAGCCCCATATCATCCATGGTTCAATGTCATCTACAGGCACAAAATGAAGAGTCAAAATTTGatatcaaataaattaatgtttgaattaTACGGACAGCCAGATTGGAAAGAGATGAATTAATTACTTCTGGAAACAATGAACCCTCCAAGCACAAAAACCAATAGCAAGGCAAAGGTACCCAGCGTAGTTGCAACAACTTGTGTTCTTCCAAGTGCAGCAATGAACCGGAAGAGAGACAATGCCATTTGATGTATTCCAAAGAATGCCAAGAACTGTCGGAAAAACCTGAAGTAATGAAGGAAGAAATGTTTTAATGAAAGAAACATTGACTAAACCCCATGAGTTTGATACATAAAATTCCAGCATCTAGTAAGTAGGGAATCAGATTTCCATAGACAAGAAATCAAGGCCCCATTTACCTGCTAGGAGCCGGCGCAAATCCAATTGGGTAGTATGTAAGAATGAGCCATATTCCTGATTCCAATAATGATAGAGGGATCCTAAGGACCCAGATAGGTAAGCCAAAAGCCCATGCAGGATAGAACAAGAGATCCCTCTGTTTATAGAAGACAGGAAGCCTGAAAACAGTCATTGCCAGTTCTGCCACTCCATTGAACATCACATTAACCAGACTGAAAAATAGTGCTCCAAAAAATTTTCCTCCATCTATTACAGTTCCAACCGACATTTCGGTCCTAAAGAAAACTGTTAAGGCAATTATGGACATGATTGTTATCTGGGTAGTCTTGAATATATACACAAAAGAATTACGCTTCATTAGCAGCCACTCTCTTGAAAAGCAAGCCTTGAATAGTTCCATATTTGAAATACCATACTTCTGTGTCGCCAGAGCAGCTGGGTGGGTTCTGGATCTGTCATAAGGAACACTAAGATCAGCTGCAAGCTGTTGGCCAATGTGGAAAGAGCTGAAGGCCTGTGCAAATTCGGGAACTGAGATGTATCTGTGAGGTTGGTTCTTCTTGAACCAATAATGTTCTTGATCCTTCTTGGAGGTTACTTCTTGCAAGAAGTCAGCAACCCCTTTCCTTTCTGGGCATTTGAAACCCATGTACTCAAAGAAATCGAGGACATTTTCTCTTGGACCTTGGTACACAACCTGACCATCTGAAAGTAGGATAAGGTCATCAAAGAGATCAAATGTCTCTGGTGCTGGCTGCAGAAGAGAAATGACCATCGTCACTTCCATTATATGAACCATTTGCCTCATGAACTTGCATATCTGGAATGTGGTAGAACTGTCCAGCCCCGTTGATATTTCATCCATAAAAAGAGCCTTTGCTGGTCCGACCAACATCTCCCCTGCACCCCCATTATAATAAAACAATCACACTGGTAATGTATAATTACAAATGCTTCTTCTGCACCAGCATCATtctaattgtttgttaattaattactgttaagatttaattaaataaattaacttaaatcaaaaataatttaatttcgagtctatatattataatataccTATTCATTACATTCATCACACacatatgtatatacatatccACAAACCCGCTcatttacattaaaaaacacatttataTCAAGActcataattataataattcaaattatttatattatattacgGAGATaatctatttttatattttaaaatagaaaaaaaatatagtttagtCTCTTAAACTATCAATCAATTTAGCCTTTCAatgttaaaaagtaataaaatagcccttcaaactatcaattagttgcaatttggccactccattggttatcactgtcaaataggatgaaaaattcaacaTGACCtcgttttggcaaggttaagttattaaaatgcccttaaaaaagtcaattttaaaaaagggttTAGGAAACGACGTTATTTTCACTCTAGTCCCTAAAACGCTTTGTTTCTTCGTTTTCACTGTGTATTTCCGTGCTTATTCGGATTTCATGGCGATGTGGCGAAGGCGGCGGGTTCTTGGCAAGGGAACGTACAGCACGGTGTTCTTGGTTGAACCATGGCTGAAACTCCGGCTTGCGATTGACAAACAGTCGCTGGGAATACCTCAAGGGCTCTCCGAGGATGGGAAGGACTTTCTGAGAAGTGTTTTGCAATGGACCCTGTGAGAGGTGGACGGCCGAGATGCTTCTGAACCATCCTTTTGTTTGTAAGCCCATGTATGGGAAGACTCCTGAGCCGCCAGCATCTCCGAAAAGCCCTTTAAGCCAGTTCAGTGATGGTCTGCCTCCGCCGGGTTGGTGCTCCTTTACGCCTAGTGATCAGAATTGAGAGCAATCGCTGGATTCATCTGCTTCGTTTCTTTGTGAGGAATGCTACACCTACGTAAAGATTTTACCAAAAGAATTTTACGAACTGAGGTGGAACACACGTGGCTGAACTGTAgcataaaaaactaaaaaaatttgttagttttgtcttctttctctttccctctttttctctctctggtTCATCTCCCCCGAAacacacatcaaaaattttttttccccttcttctctttctctcccactcaTCTTCCTCCACCAATGGTCCCGCCACCGAATCCACAGTATTTAGCTTATTTactaaagaaatttttgttcttctgcATTCACCGCaaacagagagaaagaaacCTGAAGTACAAACTGAGTGCAGAACCCCAAAAATGCAGAAGAACAAAACTGGTTTCCTCTACATTTATTGTCCTGCATTTTTGCTTGCTTCTTCTGTTTCAAAATCACACCCCAAAATCCTTACCCATCAAACCAAATCGACACCCATCTAAAAAAATCACCCCAAAATCCTTACCCATCAAACCAAATCGACACCCATCTAAAAAAATCACCCCAAAATCCTTACCCATCAAACCAAATCGACACCCATCTGAAAAAAATCACCCCAAAATCCTTACCCTAGTTCTATGGTGGTGAGCGAGAGTAAGAGAGGGTAAacggaagaagagaaaaaatggTTGGCGATCACGGAGAGCGAACCACGTCGCAGATTGGCGATGGCGTGGATTGGCGATCGCGGAAGCAGCAGGTCTCTGCTGGAGAGTGCTTGGCGAACCTGCGGCGGGGTCGGCAATCTTGAGAAGTGAATTGGCGAACCTTAGGAAGCGAGGTTCGGCCAACTTAAGCTGAGACCACGGGTGCTGGCGAAACTGCAGGTTCGCTGGCGGGACTGAAGTTTCACCGGAGAGACAGCCGGTCCGCAAGTTCGCACCGATCTGCGCAACTGTGCCTGgcttccagcatcctttcttcattcttctgcaaaagaaagagaaaaatggccTTCGGGCGAACCTTAGGGAGCGAGGCCCGGCGACGTTGATGGCGACCTGTGGCAAGATTCGGCGAGCTTGAGCCGATGGTGAATACTGTGGATTTGGTGGCGGGACAGCTGGTCGGTGCCCGCTGATTTGGATGTCGTGGGAGAGTCCGGCAACCCGCCGAAGTATTTTGGCAATTTTGGGGTGTGATTTTATGCATGGTGGTTCGGTGGAGGAAgatgagtgagagagaaagagaagaagaggaaaaaaaaattgatgtatgTTTCGGAGAAGATGAaccagagaaagaaaaagagggagagagccACGTGTGTTCCACCTCAGTTTCAGTTCGTAAAACTCTTTCGGTAAAATCTGTACGGTTGTATGGAGAAAGAAATCGAAGAAACGAAGCTGCTGCGACGTCGTTTcctaaactcttttttttaaatttattttttatttttttaagaggcCATTTTAATAACTAAATCTTATTAAAACGACGttgtattaaatttttcattttatttgatgGTAATGACTAATTAATTGGCTAAATTGTAACTAATTAATAGTTTAGAGactactttattattttttgaacattaaaaaattaaattacaaatgacAAATGGCCGATGATTTGagagctaaattatattttttcatttaaaatactTATACGAGCTTATACGTTTATACCAGTTGTCACACGCTTCTTCTGTCCGCCAGAGATACCCCTCCTCATCTCATCTCC
Above is a genomic segment from Corylus avellana chromosome ca9, CavTom2PMs-1.0 containing:
- the LOC132191328 gene encoding uncharacterized protein LOC132191328 — protein: MKKGCWKPGTVAQIGANLRTGCLSGETSVPPANLQFRQHPWSQLKLAEPRFLRFANSLLKIADPAAGSPSTLQQRPAASAIANPRHRQSATWFALRDRQPFFLFFRLPSLTLAHHHRTRV